Proteins encoded together in one Macadamia integrifolia cultivar HAES 741 chromosome 8, SCU_Mint_v3, whole genome shotgun sequence window:
- the LOC122087214 gene encoding uncharacterized protein LOC122087214 yields the protein MEKPLKQLSSQEWETLIEDFQSSASLRERWLTQYHSLAFLDVALSSILRKDFPLKLQVIVFLEEFFEVLIGESEVEEALGRLMEALRSVVQAPVDGISVTYSLKEEMMVCSTSIMISIDGLKNGIRYLESLTELLLTVINRPNYGVDRQTRGVACECLRELERAYPCLLAEVVGHLWNLCQSERTHASQSYILLLTSVIHDLVIYRANASILTTSVPLFPFNVPHSLIATASSSTRELSVSNVRELRRVTAFLLERPHILTPCGMMEFMSMLMRVTVALELQASLLKVQFSGMLYSYDPILCHVVLMLYSRFLDAFDDQEGEIARRLMLISKEVQHHLVFRLLALHWLLGFICLPMKTEASKRSSIANMGLNFYPTVFDPLALKAMKLDLLAYCAICLDKLSSENPEACGEEIDAGISLVKFFEDGLVSVSAFKWLPPWSTETAVAFRAFHMFLIGSAPHPVSDDPITIGILMESSNFQTLQRMLVSMALEFRRLVSVIVAFIDRLLACHSHHWLGERLLQTFDEQLLPKVIKYYHLASYFPVFERIAENATIPPHGLLELLTAFVVSLVEKHSAETGLNSWSLGSKVLCICRTMLMHHHSSRVFLGLSRILAFTCLCFPDLEVRDNARIYLRMLVCIPGKKLRHILNLGEELPGISPSPASSSFFHAQSPLPSLDLRKCRSISSYVHIERVIPLLVKQSWSLSLFTLGVGSENPGYLQGIRDSDPPVDVQRDVDGSSDIEIVSKTEKIDQPQEPLRVMDSKVSEILAILRRHFLCIPDFRHMPGLKIQIPCTLRFDSETFSRIWGVDLPANNLDGSDSLPAMYATVLNFSSSSPYGSIPSLHIPFLLGKPCQNDYASASKDCLDIVPAENGSVKQEIFRAPLMIELEPREPMPGLVDVAIEANTENGQIIHGQLQSIMVGIEDMFLKASVPSDIAEDAIPAYYSDLFYALWEACDSSSKTGREIFPLKGRIGVAAISGTRSVKLLEVPAEALIGVVEQYLTPYVVSVIGEPLVNRVRGRGTIQNVVWKDVALNSALDVSTSINDFDGGPLQLEYIDADDKEIHMDIAKRNMGCFLVLIFLPPRYHLLFQMEVCDNTTLVRIRTDHWPCLAYIDEYLEALFLL from the exons ATGGAGAAGCCATTGAAGCAGCTGTCATCCCAGGAGTGGGAGACTTTAATCGAGGATTTCCAGTCCAGTGCTTCTCTTCGGGAGAGATGGCTTACACAGTATCATAGCCTTGCTTTCCTGGACGTTgctctctcctctattttgagAAAGGATTTTCCGCTCAAGCTCCAGGTCATCGTATTTCTTGAAGAGTTTTTTGAAGTTTTGATCGGAGAATCAGAGGTCGAAGAGGCTTTGGGGCGATTAATGGAAGCTCTCCGCTCTGTTGTTCAAGCTCCAGTAGACGGAATCTCTGTGACGTATTCGCTGAAAGAGGAGATGATGGTTTGTTCAACTTCGATCATGATCTCTATCGATGGATTGAAGAATGGAATTCGCTACCTAGAAAGCTTGACGGAATTGCTCTTGACTGTCATCAACCGGCCGAACTACGGTGTGGATCGGCAGACCAGGGGTGTGGCCTGCGAGTGCTTGAGGGAATTAGAGAGGGCCTATCCTTGCTTGCTTGCCGAGGTGGTCGGCCATCTGTGGAATTTGTGCCAAAGCGAGAGAACTCATGCTTCACAAAGCTACATTCTGTTGTTGACATCGGTAATCCATGATCTCGTGATCTACAGGGCCAACGCCTCGATTCTTACCACCTCGGTTCCTCTGTTTCCTTTCAATGTGCCACATTCCCTTATTGCTACAGCTTCCTCTTCGACTAGAGAGCTCTCAGTTTCGAATGTCAGGGAGCTTCGGAGAGTGACGGCATTCTTGCTCGAAAGGCCACATATTCTAACACCCTGTGGAATGATGGAATTCATGTCGATGTTGATGCGTGTCACGGTGGCTCTGGAATTGCAGGCATCATTATTGAAGGTGCAATTCTCTGGCATGCTTTACTCGTACGATCCTATCCTATGCCATGTTGTTCTGATGCTCTATTCCCGTTTCTTAGATGCATTTGATGACCAAGAGGGTGAGATTGCTCGGCGTCTGATGCTAATCTCGAAGGAAGTTCAGCATCATCTGGTTTTCCGCCTGCTTGCCCTACACTGGTTATTGGGTTTTATTTGTTTGCCCATGAAGACGGAAGCATCAAAGAGGAGCTCTATTGCTAATATGGGTTTAAACTTTTATCCAACTGTCTTTGATCCACTTGCATTGAAGGCTATGAAGCTAGACTTGCTTGCCTACTGTGCTATCTGTCTTGACAAGTTGAGTTCAGAGAATCCAGAGGCTTGTGGTGAAGAAATCGATGCTGGAATTTCTTTAGTGAAGTTCTTCGAAGATGGTCTTGTCTCTGTTTCGGCATTTAAATGGTTGCCTCCTTGGAGCACAGAAACAGCAGTGGCATTCCGGGCTTTCCATATGTTCTTGATAGGTTCAGCACCTCATCCTGTGTCTGATGATCCTATTACCATTGGGATTCTCATGGAATCTTCAAATTTTCAGACTTTACAG AGAATGTTAGTGAGCATGGCATTGGAGTTCCGGAGATTAGTTTCAGTGATTGTTGCTTTCATTGACCGTCTGTTGGCCTGTCACTCACACCATTGGTTGGGGGAGCGATTGCTTCAGACATTTGATGAACAATTGCTTCCGAAGGTCATCAAGTATTACCATTTGGCTTCTTACTTTCCTGTTTTCGAGAGAATTGCTGAGAATGCTACCATACCTCCTCATGGGTTGCTGGAGTTGCTTACTGCTTTTGTTGTTTCCCTTGTGGAGAAACATAGTGCAGAAACAGGATTAAATTCGTGGTCTCTGGGAAGTAAAGTTTTATGCATTTGCCGGACAATGCTCATGCACCATCACAGCTCTAGAGTCTTCCTTGGACTCTCACGCATCTTGGCATTCACTTGCCTTTGCTTTCCTGACTTGGAGGTTCGTGATAATGCAAG GATCTACTTGCGGATGCTGGTATGCATACCGGGAAAGAAGCTCAGGCACATACTAAACCTTGGGGAAGAGCTTCCTGGCATTTCCCCATCTCCAGCAAGTAGCTCATTCTTCCATGCACAGTCTCCTCTGCCTTCTCTTGATCTTAGGAAATGCAGAAGTATCTCTTCCTATGTTCACATTGAGAGGGTGATTCCACTTCTTGTTAAACAATCATGGTCCTTATCTCTATTTACTTTGGGCGTTGGAAGTGAAAACCCTGGGTATTTACAGGGAATCAGAGACAGTGATCCCCCTGTGGATGTGCAAAGGGATGTTGATGGAAGTTCTGATATCGAAATTGTCTCCAAGACTGAGAAAATTGATCAACCTCAGGAGCCTCTACGTGTGATGGATTCAAAGGTTTCAGAGATTTTAGCGATACTGCGGAGGCACTTCTTATGCATTCCCGATTTCAGACACATGCCGGGACTGAAGATTCAAATACCCTGTACTCTTAGATTTGATTCTGAGACCTTCAGTCGCATTTGGGGAGTTGATTTACCTGCTAATAATTTGGATGGATCAGATTCACTGCCTGCTATGTATGCAACAGTCCTTAATTTTTCATCCTCGTCACCATATGGGTCTATTCCATCACTCCACATACCTTTTCTACTTGGTAAACCTTGCCAAAATGATTATGCTTCTGCCTCGAAGGATTGCCTTGATATTGTACCCGCTGAAAATGGTTCTGTGAAACAGGAAATTTTCAGAGCCCCACTGATGATTGAACTGGAGCCAAGAGAGCCAATGCCTGGTTTAGTTGATGTTGCCATTGAGGCTAATACCGAAAATGGTCAGATCATTCATGGTCAGCTTCAGAGTATTATGGTTGGCATTGAAGACATGTTCCTCAAGGCTAGTGTTCCGTCTGACATTGCAGAAGATGCAATCCCTGCATATTACTCTGATTTGTTCTATGCATTATGGGAGGCTTGCGATAGTTCCTCAAAAACTGGACGCGAGATATTTCCATTGAAAGGACGCATAGGAGTTGCAGCTATTAGTGGAACACGATCAGTTAAGCTACTGGAAGTCCCTGCTGAAGCTCTGATTGGGGTTGTTGAGCAGTACTTGACACCCTATGTTGTTAGTGTGATTGGTGAACCTCTTGTTAACAGAGTGAGGGGAAGAGGGACCATCCAGAACGTTGTCTGGAAAGATGTAGCCTTAAATTCTGCCCTTGATGTTTCCACCtccattaatgattttgatgGAGGGCCACTTCAACTTGAGTACATTGATGCAGATGACAAAGAGATCCATATGGACATCGCTAAGAGAAACATGGGGTGCTTTCTTGTTCTAATATTTCTCCCACCGAGGTACCATCTTCTTTTTCAGATGGAGGTATGCGATAATACAACATTGGTTCGAATTAGGACCGACCATTGGCCATGCCTGGCTTATATAGATGAATACTTGGAAGCTTTATTTTTGTTATAG